One Lentimicrobium sp. L6 genomic window carries:
- a CDS encoding alpha-2-macroglobulin, with protein MMKSLKILFIGLSILIGNTMMAQTFDFEKSWKQINDLEKKGLSAQALEQCQIIFIQAQKEDNSVQLIKSLIYKSNFRQAYEEEALKKSIGEIKEILSASNGIEKALLSIALSDLYQQYYQRNQWDIRGRLHVSGRVAKDLEAWSQENFREEKEKLISAALAEEGLLMKSPSEPWKEIFLDQEKDFKTFPTLFDFVAWKAIAFYSASEFSNSAQEDLVILNQVMLFGDDSQFVNVIFNDFEAKSAKVKTIQLFQKLIKKHQGNKTPNAFLYAESQRIAYLKSNGQIDDKESLLLKTLNNVFENYKGQAGSEFLAEELINQYKWNTGNEYDLRKAEAICQAMIEVDRNSKYFKGVLTSLQAKELNISMDGVILPNQAAFSTISFQNMTQAWFKIIQLSEDEIIERNSRGEDQISKYLNSPLIAEFDYALTVQNYLSAKKALFELPQLGVGHYAIIASTGPDFNLEKDQLRMGEFWVTGLQLISRGNDGHFLIVDRETGKPIDKAKVEVYSSQWEYSTRTNLSKLEETITSGKDGTFQYMNVNGKQITFIISKGQDEWKSGNVYVREYHETDRTNEKHYYFTDRAIYRPGQKVYFKGIFTNQKKNDVEPIAKLSKEVKLYSTNGKVIQTINVTSNEFGSVAGSFVLPLSGLTGNMRISDGKGSVSFKMEEYKRPKFEVNLESPSVEFQLNDQVSLSGNATYFAGIGVQNAKVKYRISRAVFMPWRWGFWPQIEDLDISAGEVSTNEQGEFEISFLALAPYDIEFLPWFNYQITAEVSDESGETHTASMDIRLGKQSILISTNLPEVMDLEHPKDVEVKAETPNGKKLNSQIHFKLEKLITKEKLSRLVKVNVDTLLISPEKLKKDYKDFVFAQKRAPLKIEATVLEKTLQTEIDSIIPKSIFQSLPIGSYKMTLSTVDKNGIEVKDTASFKIFSSKENKLASAEEFFHIMNHQNAKVGDTLHFSFGSSVKNPQYYYQLSSGSEMITSSWYKVSKGLNHISIPITENYRGGLSLQLFFVANNQVHDVSQNISIPFDNKELKVELITFRSPMEPGTKEHWKLKIRNRDGAQVDAEVLAAMYDASLDVFQENNWTLWPYHPKNNPFNWSSLGSYFSETRNRYDSPSYPSFSNPSPLELAFTNSSRNNRIMYSKMAGAGAMPMMDGMKAEADMDSEAIPEQPRSVAITNMVIEEEPENPKTEPKPVTPRKNLEETAFFYPQLKTDMAGQVSLNFVSPEALTRWKLMVMATTQDMEIGHFTQEVVTQKELMVMPNLPRFLRGGDQMTLSTKILNLLEEEQVINAELEILDAATKEPLNMLVSGQVSEQSLSISAKGQAEVSWSILVPEEIGAVIIRVLAQGPAHSDGEEHILPVLSQLHFLTDTYPFCLSTQNSITPEELSLREVERPNQDELTLEITTNPLWYVVQALPNYALPQKPNALSWFNYYFIHAMASDIVKTNPEIQEVFKQWQQLSPEELESELFQNPELKKVMIEETPWVFNAENQSLRKREIARLFDENNLNYQLESALMKLQELQKSNGGFSWIDGMPTSTYISAEISAGLGQLLEAGIINPEKEYAIKNLIKNLVKYLDDEIEINYQKALNKKTGYSAHGLVSARAYFIESYPLKEKQIAFDYFLNKMTEKKHQKSLSQKMGLARILWYNGRFEEANELMAALKDISLTDENGGIYWRDFQRYESVRKQAEMISLFSLAKTDDQWIEGMKLWLLQQKRANDWGDNKATAQACFAMLNGSTALSNSPKVYLIINGEEQLIDGNAGTGYFKITWRGNEIPKALEGFEIRKEGKGMIFGAFYDQYFEKMSEIDAHEGGVELQKQVFVAKTEDGKNELLALEDGAKIELGDRIVVRMILNNKQAMDFVHLRDYLPAGFENQNPLSGYHWQGSISYYQAPGDVATDYFIYHLPKGKFVIEYELNATISGKLNLGPAEVQSIYAPEFGGHSEGGFVEVIK; from the coding sequence ATGATGAAATCACTGAAAATTCTATTCATAGGCCTAAGTATTCTTATTGGAAATACAATGATGGCTCAAACTTTTGATTTTGAAAAAAGTTGGAAACAAATTAATGATTTAGAGAAAAAAGGCTTGTCTGCTCAAGCATTAGAGCAATGTCAGATCATATTTATTCAAGCTCAAAAAGAGGATAATTCTGTACAGCTAATCAAGAGCTTGATTTATAAAAGTAATTTCCGTCAAGCCTATGAAGAGGAGGCCCTAAAGAAATCAATTGGAGAAATTAAGGAGATTCTATCTGCTAGTAATGGAATTGAGAAAGCACTCTTATCCATCGCCTTAAGCGATTTGTATCAGCAATATTATCAGCGAAACCAATGGGATATTCGTGGGCGTTTGCATGTGAGTGGACGAGTGGCAAAAGACCTAGAAGCTTGGAGTCAGGAGAATTTTAGAGAGGAAAAAGAGAAATTGATTTCTGCAGCATTAGCCGAAGAAGGTTTATTGATGAAGTCACCATCAGAACCTTGGAAAGAGATTTTTCTGGATCAAGAAAAGGATTTCAAAACCTTCCCCACACTATTTGACTTTGTGGCTTGGAAAGCCATCGCTTTTTATTCCGCCTCTGAGTTTTCTAACTCAGCTCAAGAGGATTTGGTGATTTTGAATCAGGTGATGCTTTTTGGAGATGACAGTCAGTTTGTAAATGTGATATTTAATGATTTTGAAGCCAAAAGCGCTAAAGTAAAAACCATTCAATTATTTCAAAAACTGATTAAAAAACATCAAGGCAATAAAACACCAAATGCATTTCTATATGCAGAATCACAGCGAATAGCATATCTAAAGAGCAATGGGCAAATTGATGATAAAGAATCCCTTTTATTAAAAACGCTAAACAATGTTTTTGAGAATTATAAAGGACAAGCAGGAAGTGAATTTTTAGCTGAGGAATTGATAAACCAGTATAAATGGAATACCGGTAATGAATATGATTTAAGAAAAGCTGAGGCCATTTGTCAAGCCATGATTGAGGTAGACAGGAACTCCAAATATTTTAAAGGCGTATTGACTAGTCTTCAAGCCAAAGAATTGAATATTTCTATGGATGGGGTTATTCTTCCAAATCAAGCTGCATTTTCTACTATTTCGTTTCAAAATATGACTCAGGCTTGGTTTAAAATTATTCAATTATCTGAGGACGAAATTATAGAAAGAAATAGCAGAGGTGAAGATCAGATATCGAAATATTTGAATTCCCCATTGATAGCAGAATTTGACTATGCTCTGACTGTTCAAAACTACCTTTCTGCGAAGAAAGCATTATTCGAACTCCCTCAATTGGGAGTGGGGCATTATGCTATTATTGCTAGTACGGGTCCCGATTTTAATCTGGAAAAAGACCAACTTCGAATGGGGGAGTTCTGGGTGACCGGGTTACAACTCATCAGTAGGGGAAACGATGGGCATTTCTTGATAGTAGATAGGGAAACAGGAAAACCAATAGATAAAGCAAAAGTTGAAGTTTACTCTTCTCAATGGGAGTATTCTACACGAACCAATCTATCTAAACTAGAAGAGACTATCACATCTGGAAAAGATGGAACTTTCCAATATATGAATGTGAATGGAAAGCAAATCACCTTTATAATATCCAAAGGACAAGACGAATGGAAAAGTGGAAATGTATATGTAAGAGAATATCATGAAACGGATAGAACCAATGAAAAACATTACTATTTCACAGACCGAGCCATCTATCGGCCAGGTCAAAAAGTGTATTTTAAGGGAATCTTCACCAATCAAAAGAAAAACGATGTGGAGCCTATTGCTAAGCTAAGCAAAGAGGTGAAGTTATATAGCACCAATGGCAAAGTCATTCAAACTATAAATGTGACTTCCAATGAATTTGGTTCTGTTGCAGGTAGTTTTGTTTTACCACTTTCTGGATTAACTGGAAATATGAGAATTTCTGATGGAAAGGGGAGTGTAAGTTTTAAAATGGAGGAATATAAACGTCCTAAATTTGAAGTGAATTTAGAAAGCCCAAGCGTAGAATTTCAGTTGAACGATCAGGTGAGTTTGTCGGGAAATGCAACGTATTTTGCTGGTATTGGTGTTCAGAATGCAAAAGTGAAGTATAGAATCAGTCGTGCAGTATTTATGCCTTGGCGCTGGGGTTTTTGGCCGCAAATTGAGGATTTAGATATTAGCGCTGGTGAAGTTTCAACCAATGAACAAGGCGAATTTGAAATCAGTTTCTTGGCGCTTGCTCCTTATGATATAGAGTTCTTGCCTTGGTTTAATTATCAAATCACAGCAGAAGTAAGTGATGAAAGTGGTGAAACTCATACTGCTAGTATGGATATCCGACTGGGTAAACAATCCATACTCATCTCCACTAATTTACCTGAGGTGATGGATTTGGAACATCCCAAAGATGTGGAAGTGAAGGCTGAAACCCCAAATGGCAAAAAACTCAATAGCCAAATCCACTTTAAGTTGGAAAAGCTGATTACGAAGGAAAAACTTAGTCGTTTAGTGAAAGTGAATGTGGATACCCTCCTCATTTCTCCTGAAAAGTTGAAAAAGGATTATAAAGATTTTGTATTTGCTCAAAAACGTGCTCCTTTGAAAATTGAAGCTACAGTTCTAGAGAAAACCCTGCAAACAGAAATAGATTCCATCATACCTAAAAGCATTTTCCAGTCTTTACCAATTGGCAGTTATAAAATGACTTTAAGTACGGTAGATAAAAATGGAATAGAAGTGAAAGATACGGCGTCCTTTAAAATATTCTCTTCCAAAGAGAATAAATTGGCTTCAGCCGAAGAGTTCTTCCATATAATGAATCACCAAAATGCAAAAGTTGGAGATACATTGCATTTTAGCTTTGGGTCTTCTGTAAAGAATCCTCAATACTATTATCAGTTAAGCTCAGGTTCCGAAATGATTACTTCTTCTTGGTATAAAGTTTCTAAAGGATTGAATCATATAAGTATTCCTATTACAGAGAATTATAGAGGAGGTTTGAGCTTACAGCTTTTCTTTGTGGCTAATAATCAAGTTCACGATGTTTCTCAAAACATCAGCATTCCTTTCGATAATAAAGAATTAAAAGTGGAATTAATCACCTTTAGAAGCCCCATGGAACCTGGAACTAAAGAGCATTGGAAGCTCAAAATCAGAAATAGAGATGGAGCGCAAGTGGATGCCGAAGTTTTAGCGGCCATGTATGATGCTTCTTTAGATGTTTTTCAGGAGAATAATTGGACTTTATGGCCCTATCACCCTAAGAATAATCCGTTTAATTGGAGTTCTTTAGGTAGCTATTTCTCCGAAACTAGAAATAGATATGATTCACCATCCTATCCTTCATTTTCTAATCCTAGTCCTTTAGAACTGGCTTTCACTAATTCTTCTCGTAATAACAGGATTATGTATTCGAAAATGGCTGGTGCAGGTGCCATGCCAATGATGGATGGTATGAAGGCGGAAGCTGACATGGATTCAGAAGCAATTCCAGAACAACCTAGAAGCGTGGCAATAACAAATATGGTAATTGAAGAAGAACCAGAAAACCCAAAAACAGAACCCAAACCTGTCACACCAAGAAAAAACCTGGAGGAAACGGCATTCTTCTATCCTCAATTAAAGACAGATATGGCGGGACAGGTTTCATTAAATTTTGTCAGCCCTGAAGCTTTAACAAGATGGAAATTGATGGTGATGGCAACGACTCAAGATATGGAAATAGGTCATTTTACTCAGGAAGTAGTGACTCAGAAAGAATTAATGGTGATGCCCAATCTTCCTCGCTTTTTAAGAGGTGGTGATCAAATGACATTAAGTACTAAGATTTTAAATCTTTTAGAGGAGGAACAAGTTATAAATGCAGAGTTAGAAATTTTAGATGCGGCTACCAAAGAGCCACTGAATATGTTGGTGAGTGGACAAGTAAGTGAGCAGAGTTTGAGTATTTCTGCAAAAGGACAAGCAGAGGTCAGTTGGAGTATTCTAGTTCCAGAAGAAATAGGTGCAGTTATCATCAGGGTATTGGCTCAAGGCCCAGCGCATAGCGATGGTGAAGAGCATATTCTTCCAGTACTCAGTCAGCTTCATTTCCTGACTGATACTTATCCTTTCTGTCTTTCTACACAAAATAGTATCACGCCAGAGGAGCTATCTTTGAGAGAGGTGGAAAGACCAAATCAGGATGAATTGACTCTAGAAATCACCACAAACCCATTATGGTATGTGGTTCAGGCTTTACCCAATTATGCCTTGCCTCAAAAGCCCAATGCTTTGTCTTGGTTTAATTATTATTTTATCCATGCCATGGCTTCGGATATTGTAAAAACGAATCCTGAGATTCAAGAAGTATTTAAGCAATGGCAACAACTTTCGCCAGAGGAATTAGAATCGGAATTATTCCAAAACCCAGAGCTGAAAAAGGTAATGATAGAAGAAACTCCATGGGTGTTCAATGCCGAAAACCAAAGCCTCAGAAAAAGAGAAATAGCTAGATTATTCGATGAGAACAATTTGAATTATCAATTGGAGTCTGCATTAATGAAGCTTCAAGAACTGCAAAAGTCGAATGGTGGTTTTTCTTGGATAGATGGAATGCCAACAAGTACTTATATCTCGGCTGAAATTTCTGCTGGGCTTGGTCAGCTTTTAGAAGCAGGGATTATTAATCCTGAAAAAGAATATGCCATAAAAAATCTGATTAAGAACTTAGTGAAGTATTTAGATGATGAAATTGAAATCAATTATCAGAAAGCTTTGAATAAAAAAACAGGATATTCTGCCCATGGTTTGGTTTCAGCTAGAGCTTATTTCATAGAGTCTTATCCATTAAAAGAAAAGCAAATTGCATTCGATTATTTCCTCAATAAGATGACGGAAAAGAAACATCAGAAATCATTATCTCAGAAAATGGGATTGGCTCGTATATTATGGTATAATGGTCGTTTTGAGGAGGCTAATGAATTAATGGCCGCTCTTAAAGATATATCCTTGACTGATGAAAATGGAGGAATCTATTGGAGAGACTTCCAGCGTTACGAGTCGGTGAGAAAACAAGCAGAGATGATTTCGCTATTTAGCTTAGCTAAGACTGATGATCAATGGATAGAAGGCATGAAACTTTGGTTATTGCAGCAAAAGCGTGCCAACGATTGGGGTGATAATAAAGCCACTGCACAGGCCTGTTTCGCTATGCTAAACGGAAGTACTGCTTTGTCGAATAGTCCAAAAGTATACCTTATAATAAATGGTGAAGAACAACTGATAGATGGAAATGCCGGAACTGGATATTTCAAAATCACCTGGAGAGGAAACGAGATTCCAAAAGCACTAGAAGGATTTGAAATCAGAAAAGAAGGTAAGGGAATGATTTTCGGAGCTTTCTACGATCAGTATTTCGAAAAGATGTCGGAAATTGATGCCCATGAAGGTGGTGTGGAATTGCAAAAGCAAGTGTTTGTAGCCAAGACAGAAGATGGGAAAAACGAGCTATTAGCATTAGAAGATGGAGCCAAAATAGAATTGGGCGACAGAATTGTAGTTCGCATGATTTTAAATAATAAGCAGGCTATGGATTTTGTGCACTTGCGCGATTATTTACCCGCAGGCTTCGAAAATCAGAATCCACTGTCTGGTTATCATTGGCAAGGTTCTATTTCCTATTATCAAGCTCCTGGCGATGTGGCCACCGACTATTTTATCTATCACCTACCCAAAGGTAAATTTGTGATAGAATACGAATTAAATGCCACTATTAGCGGAAAGCTCAATCTAGGCCCAGCAGAGGTACAGTCTATCTATGCACCGGAGTTTGGCGGGCATAGTGAGGGTGGTTTTGTAGAAGTAATAAAGTAA
- a CDS encoding PspC domain-containing protein: METKKLRRSLKDSVIGGVSGGLGEYFGTDPVIFRILFIVLTFTGGGGVLIYLLMWIFIPKAEIDYDFFENKSTSANEKTEANDNAQEPKAEPFGAESKGAKEDFFGAKDKSKSLDPEVLKRRKNGNLIGGALLIMIGMFFLADDFFPWLSWEYLWPAALIIAGLAIIKVNYNNKKQETDQDGKS, from the coding sequence ATGGAAACAAAGAAATTAAGGAGAAGTCTAAAAGACTCAGTTATAGGAGGCGTTTCCGGAGGTTTGGGAGAGTATTTCGGAACCGACCCGGTGATTTTCAGGATATTATTTATCGTATTGACCTTTACAGGAGGTGGCGGTGTTTTAATATATCTTCTAATGTGGATATTCATTCCCAAGGCGGAAATCGATTACGATTTTTTCGAAAACAAATCCACAAGTGCCAATGAAAAAACAGAAGCAAATGACAATGCTCAAGAACCCAAAGCAGAGCCTTTTGGTGCTGAATCTAAGGGAGCTAAAGAAGACTTTTTTGGTGCAAAAGATAAAAGTAAGTCTCTGGACCCAGAAGTGCTAAAAAGAAGGAAAAATGGAAACCTAATTGGAGGCGCCCTATTGATAATGATAGGAATGTTCTTTCTAGCTGATGATTTCTTTCCTTGGCTGAGCTGGGAATACCTATGGCCTGCAGCTTTAATTATTGCTGGATTGGCTATCATTAAAGTGAATTATAATAATAAGAAACAAGAAACTGATCAAGATGGAAAATCGTAA
- a CDS encoding LiaI-LiaF-like domain-containing protein — MENRNIFWGVLLVAVGGLFILDNMDLINFSFSALVGLWPLLLVLWGISILPMKPMYKTVGGLLIAVFALVYASTSDKTFWWQDHIINKFDKNVHMNYGNDDDEDYDDDDDTYYNFKFDEDSTSNITNAKLNMDIAAGKFRIDEATDDHIIDFDAYSNIGPYTSNMVMNGNTAEINIDLEDGVIRNGTNRNRASIKLNPKVEWDLDLDIGAADFRADFRKFRVSKLDIDGGASAIKVKIGDLQEDTFIKIDAGAASIRVDIPQEAGCLIESESFLVDMELDNFQKNGNGDYVTSNYEASEQKVRIDIDAAISKLKVGRYSK; from the coding sequence ATGGAAAATCGTAATATATTTTGGGGAGTCCTTTTAGTAGCCGTTGGCGGACTCTTTATTCTAGATAACATGGATTTAATCAACTTTAGTTTCTCTGCTTTAGTTGGACTATGGCCTCTTTTATTAGTGTTGTGGGGAATTAGTATTTTACCAATGAAACCGATGTATAAAACAGTTGGGGGATTGTTGATTGCGGTATTTGCTTTGGTTTATGCTTCTACAAGTGATAAAACATTTTGGTGGCAAGATCACATCATCAATAAATTCGATAAAAATGTTCATATGAATTATGGAAATGATGATGACGAGGATTATGATGACGATGATGATACTTATTACAATTTCAAATTCGACGAAGATTCAACCTCCAATATCACTAATGCCAAGCTGAATATGGACATAGCTGCTGGAAAATTTAGAATAGATGAAGCTACGGATGATCACATCATAGACTTTGATGCCTATAGCAATATTGGCCCATATACCAGCAATATGGTAATGAACGGGAATACCGCTGAAATTAATATCGACTTAGAGGATGGCGTGATAAGAAATGGCACCAATAGAAATAGAGCCTCTATTAAATTAAACCCAAAAGTAGAATGGGATTTAGACTTAGATATTGGAGCAGCAGATTTTAGAGCCGATTTCAGAAAATTTAGAGTGAGCAAATTGGATATCGATGGTGGAGCCTCTGCAATAAAAGTAAAAATTGGAGATCTACAAGAAGATACCTTTATCAAGATAGATGCAGGTGCAGCTTCCATAAGAGTCGATATTCCACAAGAAGCAGGTTGCTTGATAGAATCAGAATCCTTTTTAGTAGATATGGAATTAGATAACTTCCAAAAAAATGGGAATGGTGATTATGTGACTTCAAACTATGAAGCAAGCGAGCAAAAAGTAAGAATAGATATCGATGCTGCTATTTCAAAATTAAAAGTAGGTAGATATTCAAAGTAA
- a CDS encoding flavin reductase, which produces MEKSKILNIGLAFIVLVLVVMLTQKEETTRLISLPAQLTSGFAENDSTVNNFEKKSLGIISALYPKPALVIGSYDQDGKPNMMTAAWVSIANSQPLSIAVSMRPATYSYHNLTNKKFFTVNIPTEELTKYVSYVGKYSGKDMDKFKETGLTPVRGEFVDAPYIKEFPIVIECELTEYHDLGSHRQFIGKVIDVKADKAVLGANGTIDMNLLKPIIYANGGYYGAGNFIGMQSDMFEQVDGKPFIPSVKRTYANETLKTIHNRKSVRHFTNDTVSKAQLELLVRAGMAAPSAVNRQSWAFYVVTDKATLKRLSEKLPYGKMLAQAQAAIVVCGDMDKAGKLKDKDYWVHDCAAASENILLAAESIGLGAVWTAAFPYDDRTIAVVKELNLPENHIPLNVIPIGYPTGEDQAKDKWKLENLIWK; this is translated from the coding sequence ATGGAAAAAAGTAAAATTTTAAATATTGGCTTAGCTTTTATCGTATTGGTATTGGTTGTTATGTTAACGCAAAAAGAAGAAACGACGCGTTTGATATCGTTGCCTGCACAGTTAACTTCAGGTTTTGCGGAGAATGATTCGACTGTAAATAATTTTGAAAAAAAATCGTTGGGCATAATATCCGCCTTGTATCCTAAACCAGCATTAGTTATTGGATCATATGATCAGGATGGGAAGCCTAATATGATGACTGCAGCATGGGTGAGTATTGCCAATTCGCAGCCGCTTAGCATTGCTGTATCTATGCGTCCAGCTACCTATTCATATCACAACCTTACCAATAAGAAGTTTTTTACGGTGAATATTCCAACTGAAGAATTAACAAAATATGTTTCTTATGTAGGGAAATATTCAGGAAAGGATATGGATAAGTTCAAAGAAACTGGGCTTACACCTGTAAGAGGAGAATTTGTTGATGCACCCTATATTAAAGAATTTCCTATAGTGATTGAGTGTGAACTAACGGAATATCATGATTTGGGCTCTCATAGACAATTCATAGGAAAAGTAATTGATGTAAAGGCTGACAAAGCTGTATTGGGGGCAAATGGTACTATTGATATGAATCTGCTAAAACCAATTATCTATGCCAATGGCGGCTATTATGGAGCAGGTAATTTTATAGGTATGCAGAGTGATATGTTTGAGCAGGTGGACGGGAAACCTTTTATTCCGTCAGTAAAAAGGACATATGCCAACGAAACATTGAAGACCATTCATAATAGAAAAAGTGTTAGACACTTTACTAATGACACTGTCTCTAAAGCCCAGTTGGAGCTTCTAGTAAGAGCGGGCATGGCTGCTCCTTCAGCAGTCAATCGTCAATCGTGGGCTTTTTATGTCGTTACAGACAAAGCCACACTAAAGAGACTCAGTGAGAAATTGCCCTATGGTAAAATGTTAGCACAGGCCCAAGCAGCTATTGTAGTATGTGGTGATATGGACAAAGCAGGCAAGCTCAAAGACAAAGACTATTGGGTGCATGATTGTGCTGCAGCATCAGAAAACATCCTATTGGCAGCAGAGAGTATTGGCCTAGGAGCTGTATGGACAGCAGCATTTCCCTATGATGATAGAACAATAGCAGTGGTAAAAGAGCTGAATCTACCCGAGAATCACATTCCCCTCAATGTCATTCCCATAGGTTATCCAACAGGAGAAGACCAAGCAAAAGACAAGTGGAAATTAGAAAATCTAATTTGGAAATAA
- a CDS encoding 4Fe-4S binding protein: protein MRISKYQLSETIYLYTLVLILLAAIAYSGGRRHLFTKSNIEVVVTLESVQNIFPEANSFLKSNSNIIEVRSGEIEIGKALVSSDYVTDNIGYGGLVPILIGLDDKYNVKGISLLNSGETVDYLAYVTRGDFLQQWNNLSLREVKEQSVDGATGATMSSNAIIKGMKGTAAVFYNSPIDSWEKQPILSTIKDVLFLVVVLLSLAFAFGKAHKKLRPYYLVLVVIVVGIVLNKTLSIFLLYSWLLNGIPWVLNWQSVMLFVLAIGISFLGKRKYYCNYLCPMGALQELVNKVSPFKKKILPKSWKNLSIREAYLFFIAAILLFGFSPQLNHFEPFMMFSFRIASYGFFIAGGLIVILSLFFNKPYCTVCPTGCFMDTISYKKQALKNTEDGKK from the coding sequence ATGAGAATATCAAAATATCAACTTTCAGAGACCATATATCTTTACACGCTTGTGCTTATTCTCCTTGCAGCTATAGCCTATAGTGGTGGCCGAAGGCATCTTTTCACTAAATCAAATATAGAGGTCGTTGTTACCTTAGAATCGGTACAAAACATCTTCCCAGAGGCAAATTCTTTTCTAAAATCCAATAGTAATATAATAGAAGTTAGGTCAGGAGAAATAGAGATAGGAAAAGCATTGGTTTCTTCTGATTATGTGACAGATAATATAGGTTATGGAGGGCTCGTGCCGATACTCATAGGTCTTGATGATAAATATAATGTAAAGGGGATAAGCTTGCTAAATAGCGGAGAGACGGTTGATTATTTAGCCTATGTTACTCGTGGTGACTTTTTACAACAATGGAATAATTTATCGCTTCGTGAGGTGAAAGAGCAAAGTGTAGATGGGGCTACTGGTGCTACAATGAGCAGCAATGCTATTATTAAAGGAATGAAAGGAACAGCGGCAGTATTTTATAATTCGCCAATAGATAGTTGGGAAAAACAGCCAATTTTAAGCACGATAAAAGATGTGTTATTTTTGGTTGTTGTCTTGCTATCGCTAGCGTTTGCATTTGGAAAGGCTCATAAGAAACTACGCCCTTACTATTTGGTTTTGGTAGTTATAGTGGTTGGAATTGTACTGAACAAAACCCTTTCGATATTTTTATTATACAGTTGGTTATTAAACGGAATTCCGTGGGTGCTTAACTGGCAATCGGTAATGCTATTTGTTTTAGCCATAGGCATATCATTTTTAGGAAAGCGAAAGTATTATTGCAACTACCTCTGCCCAATGGGAGCATTGCAAGAATTGGTAAATAAGGTTTCGCCATTTAAAAAAAAGATATTGCCAAAATCGTGGAAAAACTTATCGATAAGAGAGGCGTATCTATTCTTTATTGCAGCTATACTATTGTTTGGTTTTTCACCTCAATTAAATCATTTTGAACCTTTTATGATGTTTTCGTTCAGAATAGCAAGCTATGGTTTCTTTATAGCTGGAGGTTTAATTGTTATTTTATCTCTTTTCTTTAACAAACCTTATTGCACAGTCTGCCCAACAGGATGTTTCATGGATACTATTTCATATAAAAAACAAGCTCTTAAAAATACAGAAGATGGAAAAAAGTAA